A single window of Oncorhynchus keta strain PuntledgeMale-10-30-2019 chromosome 34, Oket_V2, whole genome shotgun sequence DNA harbors:
- the LOC118371239 gene encoding rap1 GTPase-activating protein 2 isoform X1 has product MERDSRNEKYFSRKRSFTFGAYGGVDKFICENETSRPEPLEHSILDILDSPTSETKPFLSAGSNQKVTELFEIIEKLQSSRLDEQRCEFPLPLRSQLLKIGRDLPLILPPKLGGYWIDPPLQKFAETSPTSSHYGLDPETYDIMERDSEATYYQQFFRSRYHHSFTAVDPSLGPLLLSICLEEEEKRLRVILRMRECSMHGVFSVSLFPNIPSAVELAKMLCDSVTVSRFDVVSYLKAPDLITAFDEHRVSPNFKFGVLYQREGQLTEEDILCNNEESEEFQEFLSILGATVALQGFTGFRGGLDVYHGQTGNDAVFTSFHGREIMFHVSTKLPFTEGDAQQLQRKRHIGNDIVAVVYQEGHTPFLSDVIGSHFLHCFLVVRRVRKRVGDEGEGEEAGGGGVFQVSVTAREDVPPFGPSLPDPPIFTESSLLREFLLTKLINAEISCYKAERFSRLELRTRSSLLEGLQAELSTRSQCMMGDSPVSTLSTSEGMRGVTEGSGGFIENFKRAIRVRSNSFDTLGGPRKMGGVPLPQKSKAATERDGERELTYKSPETSFPPTDNLGSTEVKDHSSPQENT; this is encoded by the exons atggagagagacagcagaAATGAGAAGTACTTCTCCAGAAAGAGAAGTTTCACTTTTGGGGCATATGGAGG TGTGGACAAGTTCATATGTGAAAATGAGACGAG CAGACCAGAGCCTTTAGAACACAGCATTCTGGATATTTTGGACTCCCCTACCAGCGAGACCAAACCGTTCCTTTCTGCTGGCAGCAACCAGAAG GTGACAGAGCTGTTTGAGATCATTGAGAAGTTGCAG AGCAGCAGGCTAGATGAACAGCGCTGTGAATTCCCTCTGCCTTTGAGG TCTCAGCTTTTGAAGATAGGTCGTGACCTTCCTCTGATCCTGCCTCCAAAGCTGGGTGGTTACTGGATAGACCCCCCGCTACAGAAGTTTGCTGAGACCAGTCCGACATCCTCTCATTATGGACTAGACCCAGAGACCTATGACATcatggagagagacagcgaggccACATACTACCAGCAGTTCTTCCGCTCACGA TATCATCACTCGTTCACAGCAGTGGACCCCTCCCTGggacccctccttctctctatctgtttggaggaagaagagaagaggctGAGAGTAATCCTGAG GATGAGGGAATGCTCTATGCATGGggttttctctgtgtctctgttcccaaACATCCCGTCTGCTGTGGAGCTGGCCAAG ATGCTATgtgacagtgtgactgtgtccaGATTTGATGTGGTCAGTTACCTCAAG gCACCAGATCTTATAACAGCATTTGATGAACACAGAGTGTCTCCGAATTTCAAGTTTGGTGTCTTGtatcagagagagggacag TTGACAGAGGAGGACATACTCTGTAACAATGAGGAAAGTGAAGAGTTTCAAGAATTCCTCTCTATTTTGGGAGCTACAGTCGCACTTCAAGGGTTCACTGG gTTCCGAGGAGGTTTGGATGTGTATCACGGCCAGACAGGAAATGATGCGGTCTTCACTTCCTTCCACGGCAGAGAGATCATGTTCCATGTGTCCACCAAATTGCCCTTCACAGAGGGCGATGCACAACAG CTACAGAGGAAGAGACACATAGGCAACGACATCGTTGCTGTTGTTTACCAGGAGGGCCACACCCCTTTTCTGTCTGATGTCATCGGCTCACACTTCCTGCACTGTTTCCTAGTGGTCaggagggtgaggaagagagtgggggacgagggggagggggaggaggcaggaggaggaggggtgttcCAG GTGTCAGTCACAGCCAGAGAGGATGTACCTCCCtttggtccctccctccctgatcctCCCATATTCACAGAG AGCTCCCTGTTGAGAGAGTTCCTTCTGACCAAGCTTATCAATGCAGAGATCTCCTGTTATAAGGCTGAGAGGTTCAGTAGACTGGAG CTGCGCACTCGTTCATCCCTCCTGGAGGGTCTGCAGGCGGAACTGTCCACCCGCTCCCAGTGCATGATGGGAGATTCGCCTGTGTCCACCCTCTCGACTTCTGAGGGGATGAGGGGTGTAACTGAGGGGAGTGGAGGGTTCATCGAAAACTTTAAG AGAGCCATTAGGGTACGCAGTAATTCTTTTGACACTCTTGGGGGGCCTAGAAAGATGGGTGGGGTGCCACTCCCACAGAAGTCCAAG GCTgctacagagagggatggagagag aGAGTTGACCTACAAGTCCCCTGAAACCAGCTTTCCGCCCACAGACAACCTGGGCTCCACAGAGGTCAAAGACCACTCCAGTCCCCAGGAGAATACGTAG
- the LOC118371239 gene encoding rap1 GTPase-activating protein 2 isoform X2, giving the protein MERDSRNEKYFSRKRSFTFGAYGGVDKFICENETRPEPLEHSILDILDSPTSETKPFLSAGSNQKVTELFEIIEKLQSSRLDEQRCEFPLPLRSQLLKIGRDLPLILPPKLGGYWIDPPLQKFAETSPTSSHYGLDPETYDIMERDSEATYYQQFFRSRYHHSFTAVDPSLGPLLLSICLEEEEKRLRVILRMRECSMHGVFSVSLFPNIPSAVELAKMLCDSVTVSRFDVVSYLKAPDLITAFDEHRVSPNFKFGVLYQREGQLTEEDILCNNEESEEFQEFLSILGATVALQGFTGFRGGLDVYHGQTGNDAVFTSFHGREIMFHVSTKLPFTEGDAQQLQRKRHIGNDIVAVVYQEGHTPFLSDVIGSHFLHCFLVVRRVRKRVGDEGEGEEAGGGGVFQVSVTAREDVPPFGPSLPDPPIFTESSLLREFLLTKLINAEISCYKAERFSRLELRTRSSLLEGLQAELSTRSQCMMGDSPVSTLSTSEGMRGVTEGSGGFIENFKRAIRVRSNSFDTLGGPRKMGGVPLPQKSKAATERDGERELTYKSPETSFPPTDNLGSTEVKDHSSPQENT; this is encoded by the exons atggagagagacagcagaAATGAGAAGTACTTCTCCAGAAAGAGAAGTTTCACTTTTGGGGCATATGGAGG TGTGGACAAGTTCATATGTGAAAATGAGACGAG ACCAGAGCCTTTAGAACACAGCATTCTGGATATTTTGGACTCCCCTACCAGCGAGACCAAACCGTTCCTTTCTGCTGGCAGCAACCAGAAG GTGACAGAGCTGTTTGAGATCATTGAGAAGTTGCAG AGCAGCAGGCTAGATGAACAGCGCTGTGAATTCCCTCTGCCTTTGAGG TCTCAGCTTTTGAAGATAGGTCGTGACCTTCCTCTGATCCTGCCTCCAAAGCTGGGTGGTTACTGGATAGACCCCCCGCTACAGAAGTTTGCTGAGACCAGTCCGACATCCTCTCATTATGGACTAGACCCAGAGACCTATGACATcatggagagagacagcgaggccACATACTACCAGCAGTTCTTCCGCTCACGA TATCATCACTCGTTCACAGCAGTGGACCCCTCCCTGggacccctccttctctctatctgtttggaggaagaagagaagaggctGAGAGTAATCCTGAG GATGAGGGAATGCTCTATGCATGGggttttctctgtgtctctgttcccaaACATCCCGTCTGCTGTGGAGCTGGCCAAG ATGCTATgtgacagtgtgactgtgtccaGATTTGATGTGGTCAGTTACCTCAAG gCACCAGATCTTATAACAGCATTTGATGAACACAGAGTGTCTCCGAATTTCAAGTTTGGTGTCTTGtatcagagagagggacag TTGACAGAGGAGGACATACTCTGTAACAATGAGGAAAGTGAAGAGTTTCAAGAATTCCTCTCTATTTTGGGAGCTACAGTCGCACTTCAAGGGTTCACTGG gTTCCGAGGAGGTTTGGATGTGTATCACGGCCAGACAGGAAATGATGCGGTCTTCACTTCCTTCCACGGCAGAGAGATCATGTTCCATGTGTCCACCAAATTGCCCTTCACAGAGGGCGATGCACAACAG CTACAGAGGAAGAGACACATAGGCAACGACATCGTTGCTGTTGTTTACCAGGAGGGCCACACCCCTTTTCTGTCTGATGTCATCGGCTCACACTTCCTGCACTGTTTCCTAGTGGTCaggagggtgaggaagagagtgggggacgagggggagggggaggaggcaggaggaggaggggtgttcCAG GTGTCAGTCACAGCCAGAGAGGATGTACCTCCCtttggtccctccctccctgatcctCCCATATTCACAGAG AGCTCCCTGTTGAGAGAGTTCCTTCTGACCAAGCTTATCAATGCAGAGATCTCCTGTTATAAGGCTGAGAGGTTCAGTAGACTGGAG CTGCGCACTCGTTCATCCCTCCTGGAGGGTCTGCAGGCGGAACTGTCCACCCGCTCCCAGTGCATGATGGGAGATTCGCCTGTGTCCACCCTCTCGACTTCTGAGGGGATGAGGGGTGTAACTGAGGGGAGTGGAGGGTTCATCGAAAACTTTAAG AGAGCCATTAGGGTACGCAGTAATTCTTTTGACACTCTTGGGGGGCCTAGAAAGATGGGTGGGGTGCCACTCCCACAGAAGTCCAAG GCTgctacagagagggatggagagag aGAGTTGACCTACAAGTCCCCTGAAACCAGCTTTCCGCCCACAGACAACCTGGGCTCCACAGAGGTCAAAGACCACTCCAGTCCCCAGGAGAATACGTAG
- the LOC118371239 gene encoding rap1 GTPase-activating protein 2 isoform X3, with product MERDSRNEKYFSRKRSFTFGAYGGVDKFICENETSRPEPLEHSILDILDSPTSETKPFLSAGSNQKVTELFEIIEKLQSSRLDEQRCEFPLPLRLLKIGRDLPLILPPKLGGYWIDPPLQKFAETSPTSSHYGLDPETYDIMERDSEATYYQQFFRSRYHHSFTAVDPSLGPLLLSICLEEEEKRLRVILRMRECSMHGVFSVSLFPNIPSAVELAKMLCDSVTVSRFDVVSYLKAPDLITAFDEHRVSPNFKFGVLYQREGQLTEEDILCNNEESEEFQEFLSILGATVALQGFTGFRGGLDVYHGQTGNDAVFTSFHGREIMFHVSTKLPFTEGDAQQLQRKRHIGNDIVAVVYQEGHTPFLSDVIGSHFLHCFLVVRRVRKRVGDEGEGEEAGGGGVFQVSVTAREDVPPFGPSLPDPPIFTESSLLREFLLTKLINAEISCYKAERFSRLELRTRSSLLEGLQAELSTRSQCMMGDSPVSTLSTSEGMRGVTEGSGGFIENFKRAIRVRSNSFDTLGGPRKMGGVPLPQKSKAATERDGERELTYKSPETSFPPTDNLGSTEVKDHSSPQENT from the exons atggagagagacagcagaAATGAGAAGTACTTCTCCAGAAAGAGAAGTTTCACTTTTGGGGCATATGGAGG TGTGGACAAGTTCATATGTGAAAATGAGACGAG CAGACCAGAGCCTTTAGAACACAGCATTCTGGATATTTTGGACTCCCCTACCAGCGAGACCAAACCGTTCCTTTCTGCTGGCAGCAACCAGAAG GTGACAGAGCTGTTTGAGATCATTGAGAAGTTGCAG AGCAGCAGGCTAGATGAACAGCGCTGTGAATTCCCTCTGCCTTTGAGG CTTTTGAAGATAGGTCGTGACCTTCCTCTGATCCTGCCTCCAAAGCTGGGTGGTTACTGGATAGACCCCCCGCTACAGAAGTTTGCTGAGACCAGTCCGACATCCTCTCATTATGGACTAGACCCAGAGACCTATGACATcatggagagagacagcgaggccACATACTACCAGCAGTTCTTCCGCTCACGA TATCATCACTCGTTCACAGCAGTGGACCCCTCCCTGggacccctccttctctctatctgtttggaggaagaagagaagaggctGAGAGTAATCCTGAG GATGAGGGAATGCTCTATGCATGGggttttctctgtgtctctgttcccaaACATCCCGTCTGCTGTGGAGCTGGCCAAG ATGCTATgtgacagtgtgactgtgtccaGATTTGATGTGGTCAGTTACCTCAAG gCACCAGATCTTATAACAGCATTTGATGAACACAGAGTGTCTCCGAATTTCAAGTTTGGTGTCTTGtatcagagagagggacag TTGACAGAGGAGGACATACTCTGTAACAATGAGGAAAGTGAAGAGTTTCAAGAATTCCTCTCTATTTTGGGAGCTACAGTCGCACTTCAAGGGTTCACTGG gTTCCGAGGAGGTTTGGATGTGTATCACGGCCAGACAGGAAATGATGCGGTCTTCACTTCCTTCCACGGCAGAGAGATCATGTTCCATGTGTCCACCAAATTGCCCTTCACAGAGGGCGATGCACAACAG CTACAGAGGAAGAGACACATAGGCAACGACATCGTTGCTGTTGTTTACCAGGAGGGCCACACCCCTTTTCTGTCTGATGTCATCGGCTCACACTTCCTGCACTGTTTCCTAGTGGTCaggagggtgaggaagagagtgggggacgagggggagggggaggaggcaggaggaggaggggtgttcCAG GTGTCAGTCACAGCCAGAGAGGATGTACCTCCCtttggtccctccctccctgatcctCCCATATTCACAGAG AGCTCCCTGTTGAGAGAGTTCCTTCTGACCAAGCTTATCAATGCAGAGATCTCCTGTTATAAGGCTGAGAGGTTCAGTAGACTGGAG CTGCGCACTCGTTCATCCCTCCTGGAGGGTCTGCAGGCGGAACTGTCCACCCGCTCCCAGTGCATGATGGGAGATTCGCCTGTGTCCACCCTCTCGACTTCTGAGGGGATGAGGGGTGTAACTGAGGGGAGTGGAGGGTTCATCGAAAACTTTAAG AGAGCCATTAGGGTACGCAGTAATTCTTTTGACACTCTTGGGGGGCCTAGAAAGATGGGTGGGGTGCCACTCCCACAGAAGTCCAAG GCTgctacagagagggatggagagag aGAGTTGACCTACAAGTCCCCTGAAACCAGCTTTCCGCCCACAGACAACCTGGGCTCCACAGAGGTCAAAGACCACTCCAGTCCCCAGGAGAATACGTAG